One Argentina anserina chromosome 6, drPotAnse1.1, whole genome shotgun sequence genomic window, TGAGTTCCAGGTGATTTCAAGCAAGTGAAAACAGTTGGGGGTCACACATTTTGCTTTCACAACAAGGCCTTACCTAAAGACTGATTCTTTATTTGGTTGGGGGCTTAATTAAGGGATGGAATTGAGTAGGTAGGAGTCCCTTTTTAGGGGCTCAAAATGTGATTCCCATTCAGAAGATGAAGAGCAATATCCAACCATTCTTTCTTCCTTCATAGTTTTCCCAGCCTAGCGGCTTGAAGTCCTAAGACGGTGGATTGACCAGGTCATTCAACTCAACTTTGATTCACTCGCCGACTTTGACCTAGATGAACGTTTCTAATTTGCTTGTAAACTTTTGCATTAACATGTTTGATGACCTTTCCCATCTTTGAGATGGTTGTTTCCAACTATTGTATCATTGTGATATTTGAACAGAAGTTGTATAAACAATTCATACTAAACAAACTTGTTTTCTTGTACAGAATAGGACACTGTAGAAGTCTAGCACTACATCAAATTGAATTTTCAATTGAAGGTTCCTTCAATTCTGGTTAATATGAAACACAAACAATGGGATTAGGTGGTCCTAACAACCTTATTAAGTAATAACTGGCTTAGAATCAACTTCAAGTCAGATATTTGTTTCATTGATTATAGTAGGAAAGGTTTCAAATATCTTTGAATTGATTCAATTCCGGAGCTATAACATTTGATCGGTGTTAGGTACATAGATAACAGACATGTTATTGCCAATACAATGAGATGATGTACAATTTGATTTAATAACATATAAGTCTCTTGTGAAAGTAAAAGGTCGAACTCACACTAAATTAGttgtcatatatatgtattttatAGGAAAATAAAGGGTAATGCAATGTGATAATACGAttcatagtttttttttcgaaaaactttctttcaagtttcaactttatttgatttgaattagATATTAGCGGACAATTTTACTCTTATAATTTCTCATATCTCAATTCCCAAGAATAGAAAAGCAAGCTGAACGTAGAACAACAAGCTAATAAGACTGCATTTCATATGTTTCTTTGAATTCTTGTAAAAGACATACAAAATGTACAATACAGGCCTTTCTCATTTGTTTTCTGGAAAAAGGACAAAGTAACCAATTATACAACTTTCATGACACTAGATATTGAGGAACCTGCATGCTTGAACATTATTCATTGTTCACTAGTgcagttttcttttttctctcatCCATTTCTTATAAAATGTAAAATAACTCTTTACTGTACAAGTATAACAATCAACTCATTAAAGATGGAAACCAAAGGAAAATGAAGCACCAAAAAAGGGGGTCAAAACTAAGTACCTGGTTTTAGGCCATACTAAGAACACTAGTAGCAACAAATGGGACAACGTGTCAGGCCATTTTCATTACAATCTGGGCAGCGTTGGAATCCACACTCACCCTCcattgcttcttcttcttcttcttcaacatcTTCGCCTTCATGTTCATCGTATcgatcttcatcatcttcatagtAAATTTTACAGCTACCAGAACATGTCTCACATGGCACAAACCTTATATCTCCACAAGCTTCACAaactccaccaccacctccaccaccaccattcaACTTCTCACAAGATTCAAGCAACTTCTCTAGCTTCCCATCTTCGTGCATTTGCCTAATCTCTTCAGCTCCACCAATGTACTTCTCCCCCACAAACACCTTAGGCAAAGAAACTCCACTGCACCCATCTCTCACTAGGTCTTTCAATTCCTCCTTGAACCCGGAATGCATCGAAACATCTCGCTCATCAACTCGAACACCTATGCCTTTCAGAATCACCCTCACATGGCAGCAATCCTCATAAGTCTTTCGCACCCCTCTAAGACTAGTGAAGTACAGCATAACTTTCTCTCTATCCTTCCCCTTACCAAATGACACTTCACATTTGTAATCTGAAGTGCCACTACTTGCCTCCTTGGTTTCatccgagaattgaaaagagtcATCAAAGGACTCATCCTCCTTGAGCTCTTCTTCTCTATCCTTGCGATAAAACGAATCATCGagctcttcttctttcctATCACCAAAGTGAAAAGATATATCCTCACTGAGCTCTTCTCCATCTCTGAAATGAAATGGATCATCCACCTTGAGCTCTCCAAACGACTTTCGAAACCCAGAAATGACCTCAGCATCAAACTGTGGAATCCCAGCATTGGTGTTCATGTTCTCATTATCAGCCAATTGAAGCCACATAGGCTTAGGTGAGGCATTACCAATCTCGTGAAACCTCGACTTGGGACGATCAACACAAACGGGAACTGGAACAGGACATGGACTCTTAATAACATCAAACGAAAAGCTCCGAAGATGATGACCTGAATTCCTCAGAGGACTTATGTCTTCAAGACCCTCCATCAACTCCCACGCATTGATCGTCTCCGGCTCTCCCGGCGGCGTTCTCGTCGGCGTTTTGGGTATAACCTTGGGAATCTTCTGGTTGATCATATTGGACCACGTCTTCGCCTCAATCAAACCCATCGAGAATTCCGTATTGCTTCCATTGACAttgttctccttctcctcctcaaAAGTCTCCTTCACCTTGTGGATGTGATCCTTATTGTCATTGACAATGGTCTTGAACTCGTACTCGATCTTATTGCTGCTGAGAGATCCCAAGGTGGAGGAGGTGAGGGCCACAACATGGTAGCTGTCTCCTCTGTTCTGAGGTGGATGATGAACGTGCATTGAGTAGCTCCGGGTAACCGGAGATGAATAGTGGTTGTGGCAGTGGCCGCACCGCGGAGATTTTTTCGAGCTTGCGCAACCCATCACCGGAAAAAACACCAGtaaaaaaacagagcaagaCTCTGAGATTGGTACTTGGTTTATATGAAAGTCTGCAAATTTGGATTAAAAGAACGTTCTTTGGTTGGTGGTGGGATTGGGAGGAAGGAAGGGGCACAGACTTTTGGGAAATGAGATTGTATTGAGGATTTGGATGAGATCACAGAAATCCTTAGATTTGGGATTAGGAATCCTCTGCTTATTGTTCTTGGATCTTCATCATGCATTTATTTGAGGCAGGCAAGGACAGAGGAGGACAGGGACAGGGATATAAATATGATCAAGAAGAAGGGAAAATGTGGAAATTAACTCACAGATTTATGCAACTGTGGAAAACCTATCTGCAAGGATTGGCCTTTAATGGTGAGCCACCTCAAGCAGCACCAATCTGCAAACTTTGGGGTGGGATTTTCGGAAGGGTTTTCCAAATGTGAAGATTGAAATCCCGTGAACTTTGAGATGGAAATTCCAGAAAGTTTTGAGGATACAAAAGGTCAAAGAATGAGGGCGAAGACCATTTGAGTAATTGAGTTGTTGGTTCCCACCTTTGATGAGCGATCCTTCTTCtctagaaaagaaagaaagaaaaaggaaaactgcGATGGGGTAGAAGCAGGAAACCCGAATTGCTTTTCAAGAATGTGTCAATATATATGTGCTTACATGATGAATGACATGGTTTTGCTTCCTTTTCATAAACTAATCAAATAGTAGCTCAACTTTTTAGTAGTATAATAAAATGAAACGAAATTACTAATACAACTTGAACAATAAGTTTTTCCTTTATCTTGGGAAACACCATATTCCATAATCTGCCATAATCTTAGGGGATTTGTAATGTGGGTAATCCTTCCTCATTCAATCATTAATCCTACCAAAATTAGAAAGCCAAGAAAGTAGTTtacatgattttagtttaattTGTCTGCAAACTACACAAGAATTAGATGTCTAAATCATACATAATTCGATATTTCTTTTTAGATACATCTAATGATCGGTCTTGATTTTTCAATAATTAAACGACACGAAAGAATAACCAATATACTTTTcgattgtattttttttatatgaacGACGATTTGTCATTGATATATGAAAAATGTAGGAGTACAACATAAACTTTATCCACCCATAATAGGGTTTCGTCAAATTAGTGGAACCAAGCGaaataaactaaaacaaagtctaacaatctcaatgtcgTAAACCCTAAACTTATAAACCAAAAAAGAATCAGAGAACAATGTTTTTTGTTAGCATGGCTAACTTATTAAAAATCTAAAGGAAAAAGGAACTATCCGCAAAAAGACTCAATTCGACCCAAAGAATGAGAGAGAGACTAGGAGAACCGGACAGAGATGGGGCCAAAGACCCTAGCCCATAACCATAGTCTCATCTTCCTCCACCGGACCAACTGACTCGCCTACGAAATAGTTCGCCATCAAACCTCTGGCGGTCGGTCACACACCTCTGCCATGGATGAGATGGGAAGCCGACCTAGATCCCCAAGCTCCTACCTCAACCACCACACGCAAGCCCCTGCCTCAACTGCCACACACGGTAAAGAATCAACCGCTCAAGATCCCCCCTAGCACCACAACAAATATGATGCCAGAAAAACCAAGATCTTATCCGGTCGACGCTAGGGAATCAACCACTCCCTAAGAACATGCCTCCATTGTCAGAAAAAAAGCCGCCGCCATTGCCGACTGAAGCAGTAAAATCCCCTTATCAGGCAAACCACGAGAATACAACATAAGGAAGAGGAGAAAACCCCTCACCCCTATGTCTTGTTGCGCCAAAACGCCTTGCCGCACCGGAGCGCCTTTCCGGCAAACAAGATCTAAATCACTGTTGTCCTTCCTCTCACCTATAGCGAGAGCGAGTTTGTTGCTGCATAGGTTCTCAACAATCCTCCAAGTCaaattctaaaataaaaacttaacaATCACGCATTTAACACTtaattatgttttgattgtattcTTAAAAGAACGAAGTTTATATGTGGTCTCAATGAATTTGTGGTTGAGTAGACAAACACTATTACTCTTGGTCCATTAGATTGTGTCAATTAAAACTACTAATTTTTTgaaataaattcaaaatagcAGGGAGATCTTAATAATTTGGATAAAGTGCGGGAATTGTTCCTTGAATGGCTCAAGAGGGAGTCCAGATATATAGTAGGAGTGTAGGACCGTAGGCGACGAATGTCTACATGGAAGGTTCCATGAGGGGCGAAACAGAGCACAAATCGCTGCTAGAATTGGGTGAAGTGCGTGACGTTATTTTAGCTGTTGTGGTCTTGTGGATATTTGTGGTTCCCGCGTGTGCTTGTAATTTTGCCTCCACATTGGAGCGTGTTTCGTAAATGCCCCTGAGGTGCGTGGGATAAGACTCGATTTTATGTGCCGCGTGGAGTGCGGGTTTAGGGTTCTTGACTTAATTAGAAGAATAACAGTCTTTCCGGGACGGCGATTAATTTACACATAACTAATAGTtaagtgttccgggagaattactattctacccttatgtgtgtcttagcctaataggtttcctgttaggagatagattagcatctccgtaatagattaggactccgaatcctacgggattgtggttttttaatgcctatatataggcccccatatcattcaataatacacaattatttcatcctgaaacacgttatcagcacgttgctctaaaaaccctgaacttttagagccctatttttttttctctctctcctccgccggccgccgtcgattccaagctccggcatctcctcgccggCGCACCTCCTGCAGCCGCCGCACCacagcccccccccccgcagccccgcgcgcagcccctgcgtgctgcccccgcagccccgcgcgcagcccccgCGTGCTGCCCtagcagccccgcgcgcagcccctgcacgctgcccctgcgacccccccccTGCAgaccctgcgacccccctgctgcccctgcacgcagcctccgcagccccgcagggtatcctccgcattcgctccgcaaaaacatctttttccCCCGACaaaccccgcatcagaggattcaaaattgctcctcccgcatatatacgcaatgaacgcgaactgcacaagcaaactcttcgctcaagagaagctactcccgtcttctctacccttttgggcctttaaactatttctcttttttcctttttcttttcctattgcttattaaatcatttatttgcacgttttcgttttctaactcTGTTTcgcgtgcttgcataggaaaagtgattactcgtcgtactatggtgatgacattcatgccgagatggacgatacttttgccatctacatacgattccgatcgtatcctcccaagatttttatgtcatcggacgaagatcgaaaatgaattcaacaagcaacttcatgcatgacgatcgatttgcagagcaatttacttatatgcggtctatttggcagaccaacaagtatgtttttcttaaagttgctgctttttaagatatatatataaattatcgggcgctattagctttttttttcatgtcttcttttccggcctttcttataacg contains:
- the LOC126798548 gene encoding uncharacterized protein At5g39865 encodes the protein MGCASSKKSPRCGHCHNHYSSPVTRSYSMHVHHPPQNRGDSYHVVALTSSTLGSLSSNKIEYEFKTIVNDNKDHIHKVKETFEEEKENNVNGSNTEFSMGLIEAKTWSNMINQKIPKVIPKTPTRTPPGEPETINAWELMEGLEDISPLRNSGHHLRSFSFDVIKSPCPVPVPVCVDRPKSRFHEIGNASPKPMWLQLADNENMNTNAGIPQFDAEVISGFRKSFGELKVDDPFHFRDGEELSEDISFHFGDRKEEELDDSFYRKDREEELKEDESFDDSFQFSDETKEASSGTSDYKCEVSFGKGKDREKVMLYFTSLRGVRKTYEDCCHVRVILKGIGVRVDERDVSMHSGFKEELKDLVRDGCSGVSLPKVFVGEKYIGGAEEIRQMHEDGKLEKLLESCEKLNGGGGGGGGVCEACGDIRFVPCETCSGSCKIYYEDDEDRYDEHEGEDVEEEEEEAMEGECGFQRCPDCNENGLTRCPICCY